From Streptomyces sp. GSL17-111, one genomic window encodes:
- a CDS encoding ArsO family NAD(P)H-dependent flavin-containing monooxygenase — protein sequence MINATDVLVIGGGQAGLAAGYHLRRAELDFVILDAQNAPGGAWQFGWDSLRLFSPAAFSSLPGRLMPAQPGEEYPDAEHVVTYLTDYERHYSLPVHRPVRVRAVDRDGPRLRVETDQGDWSARTVISATGTWWRPFIPAAPGSGVFQGRQSHTVGYRCPSDFAGQRVLVVGGGNSGAQIAADLALDPAVDLTWVTQRPPRLLADDIDGRALFDAATARRRALDEGRGDTGGVASLGDIVAVPPVRAARDSGRLKAQPMFQRMEAEGVRWPDGTTARVDAVIWCTGFRPALSHLAPLGLRGPGGRPATHGTRAVGELRLHLLGYGDWTGPASATLIGVGRPARDVAREVAQLLA from the coding sequence GTGATCAACGCGACCGACGTGCTGGTGATCGGCGGCGGCCAGGCAGGACTGGCCGCCGGATACCACCTCCGCCGTGCGGAACTCGACTTCGTCATCCTCGATGCGCAGAACGCCCCGGGCGGGGCGTGGCAGTTCGGCTGGGACTCCCTGCGGCTGTTCTCGCCGGCGGCCTTCTCCTCGTTGCCCGGACGCCTGATGCCGGCCCAACCGGGCGAGGAGTACCCGGACGCCGAGCACGTGGTGACGTACCTGACGGACTACGAGCGCCACTACTCTCTCCCGGTCCACCGCCCGGTTCGGGTGCGAGCGGTGGACCGGGACGGCCCCCGGCTGCGCGTGGAGACGGACCAGGGAGACTGGTCGGCCCGCACCGTCATCTCCGCGACCGGGACCTGGTGGCGCCCCTTCATACCCGCGGCCCCTGGCAGCGGCGTCTTCCAGGGGCGCCAGTCGCACACCGTCGGCTACCGCTGTCCGAGCGATTTCGCCGGACAGCGCGTGCTCGTCGTCGGCGGAGGCAACTCCGGAGCACAGATCGCCGCAGATCTCGCCCTGGACCCTGCGGTGGACCTGACCTGGGTGACCCAGCGCCCGCCCCGACTCCTCGCCGACGACATCGACGGCCGTGCCCTCTTCGACGCCGCGACCGCGCGCCGCCGCGCGTTGGACGAGGGGCGCGGCGATACCGGTGGTGTCGCGTCCTTGGGCGACATCGTCGCCGTTCCCCCCGTCCGTGCGGCCCGGGACAGCGGTCGCCTGAAGGCCCAACCGATGTTCCAGCGCATGGAGGCCGAAGGCGTCCGGTGGCCCGACGGTACGACCGCCCGAGTCGATGCGGTGATCTGGTGCACCGGCTTCCGCCCCGCCCTCTCCCACCTCGCTCCCCTCGGTCTGCGCGGCCCCGGGGGGCGACCGGCCACCCATGGCACACGCGCCGTCGGCGAGCTGCGCCTGCACCTGCTCGGCTACGGGGACTGGACGGGGCCCGCCTCCGCCACCCTCATCGGCGTCGGCCGCCCCGCCCGCGACGTGGCCCGCGAGGTCGCGCAACTGCTCGCCTGA
- a CDS encoding flavin-containing monooxygenase: protein MKQVDVAVIGGGQSGLAAARAVLRHGLTPVVLEASDRPGGSWPRYYDSLTLFSPARYSALPGLPFGGDGDRYPHRDEVVDYLVRYADQLSVDLRTRTRVVDVRSAAGGFALHTATGDVIRAAGLVAATGAFGNPATPSPPGRNGFTGEVLHVADYRSPTRFSGKRVVVVGGGNSAVQVGTELAEVATVSLATRAPLRFVDQRPGGRDLHHWLTTTGFDQLPPQWLIHYVSGTLVLDSGIHRQAVASGRPDRRPMFTALDGDAVVWADGTRERVDVVLLATGYRPDVGYLEGLGALDADGAPLHSGGLSLTHPGLVHLGLEFQRSFASNTLRGVAGDADHVIPPLVAHVRGAPAAAGL, encoded by the coding sequence ATGAAGCAGGTGGACGTCGCGGTGATCGGCGGCGGGCAGTCCGGGCTCGCCGCAGCGCGGGCCGTACTCCGGCACGGGCTGACGCCCGTCGTGCTGGAAGCATCCGACCGCCCCGGAGGCTCGTGGCCGCGCTACTACGACAGCCTCACGCTGTTCTCCCCCGCCCGGTACAGCGCCTTGCCCGGTCTGCCGTTCGGCGGCGACGGTGATCGCTACCCGCACCGGGACGAGGTGGTCGACTACCTCGTGCGCTACGCCGACCAGCTCTCGGTGGACCTCCGCACCCGCACGCGGGTCGTGGACGTCCGCAGCGCCGCGGGCGGCTTCGCTCTGCACACCGCCACCGGTGACGTGATCCGTGCGGCCGGACTCGTCGCGGCCACCGGCGCCTTCGGGAACCCGGCGACGCCCTCGCCTCCCGGACGGAACGGCTTCACCGGCGAAGTGCTGCACGTGGCCGACTACCGCAGCCCCACGAGGTTCAGCGGCAAGCGGGTGGTGGTGGTCGGCGGCGGCAACTCCGCGGTTCAGGTGGGCACTGAACTCGCGGAGGTGGCGACCGTCTCGCTGGCCACCCGTGCCCCGCTCCGCTTCGTGGACCAGCGGCCCGGCGGCAGGGACCTCCACCACTGGCTGACCACCACGGGCTTCGACCAGCTGCCACCGCAGTGGCTGATCCACTACGTCAGCGGCACCCTCGTCCTGGACAGCGGGATCCACCGACAGGCCGTCGCGTCCGGCCGCCCGGACCGGCGTCCGATGTTCACCGCGCTCGACGGGGACGCGGTGGTATGGGCGGACGGCACGCGCGAGCGGGTCGACGTCGTGCTCCTGGCCACGGGATACCGACCCGACGTCGGCTACCTCGAAGGGCTCGGCGCCCTGGACGCCGACGGGGCACCCCTGCACAGCGGCGGGCTGTCCCTGACGCACCCCGGACTCGTCCATCTCGGGCTGGAGTTCCAGCGTTCGTTCGCGTCCAACACCCTGCGCGGTGTCGCCGGGGACGCGGACCACGTCATTCCACCGCTGGTCGCCCACGTCCGCGGAGCCCCGGCGGCCGCCGGGCTGTGA